One window from the genome of Nicotiana tomentosiformis chromosome 5, ASM39032v3, whole genome shotgun sequence encodes:
- the LOC138892788 gene encoding uncharacterized protein, protein MDSLVSSDSHKDVLLKVLSGVSVLSNTISEALTATIGKMVEANMITFRRDELPTEGASHNKDLYITVKCGDKVVLRVQVDEGSRVNICPLSTLRELGIHLWEVKESHVRVRAFDGSQNDVIGEIYLALQIRPVDFPVLFQVIEISSSYNLLWGRSWIHMEGVVPSTLRKCITFEWRFQDIMVNGEWGHSAYLEYVVPFIEGMDIVAFHAVEIM, encoded by the coding sequence ATGGATTCATTAGTGAGCTCCGATAGTCATAAGGACGTCCTGTTgaaagtactaagtggggtaagtgtactaagtaacaccattaGCGAGGCGTTGACtgcgacaattgggaaaatggtagaagcaaatatgatcactttcagaagagacGAACTTCCTACCGAAGGCGCAAGTCACAACAAGGATCTTTACATAACTGTCAAATGCGGGGACAAAGTGGTGTTGCGGGTGCAGGTTGATGAAGGGTCGAGAGTCAACATTTGTCCGCTCTCCACCCTAAGGGAGTTAGGAATTCATTTATgggaagtcaaggaaagccacgtaagggtgagagcttttgatggttcacaaaatgatgttattggagaaatttatctAGCTTTGCAAATCAGGCCGGTCGATTTTCCGGTGTTGTTCCAAGTGATAGAAATCTCCTCTTCCTACAACTTGCTGTGGGGCAGGTCCTGGATACATATGGAAGGGGTCGTACCATCTACTTTGCGCAAATGCATAACATTCGAGTGGAGATTCCAAGATATCATGGTTAATGGAGAGTGGGGTCACTCCGCCTATTTGGAGTATGTTGTTCCATTCATTGAAGGGATGGACATAGTTGCCTTCCACGCTGTGGAAATCATGTAG